Proteins encoded in a region of the Populus alba chromosome 13, ASM523922v2, whole genome shotgun sequence genome:
- the LOC118028191 gene encoding uncharacterized protein, with protein MNKMKTVSAKREIDSSSSKSDEFTKQDVSLTSEGSVCTIEALFDYNSKDTICFKGLDLGKKGTEGAGSNHITRNLEEACKTMDIKSYCKVCGSGSTKYGCQCFNVDNVDVMVKSDAANYGYHHQIWRAKKNSPLNWQKRQRIFREGKVHWERRLDFANMKEHMSLRERNFHSRQNSFADKGLLPTPMVSSAGHNNAACVSNRMVNAERKMHRGFNSKVCFQHDWVPKHRLNGNHSQYFSRSNQAQEIECNKSRLLSDCTFGYDRNHSRGIGWGGYGQTFSRPIFTHGSCCLNPSSAASAHVQQRFTRFIPRMKHVTDRSSDTSVDGKLHSRFVYYNQYRERHVIPCGLKAMWVPVCTKDSVMPEKTYPASACDSYDILQFSCNELPDSHSKGDVVPSFVSSSLNDSKSSSLTSSHRKTSVEGEAPKSEEFSAEAQKVESAMEDMACTEKSRDVSEFLGSQVRTEESNAAQKLQLEYQSTLGHPIAEFERFLHSAAPVITSSSIYKNKLSNSSLHLTQIPITSLQAVWKWYEMPGNYGLEVKARYSQSINGLLAGSTSFCAYFVPFLSAVQLYGYAHLSDACPKDLHTNPELIFEFFETEMPHVRKPLHLKIRDLISIGTSNLQVFGDPSKLESMNLHDLHPATWFSVAWYPIYRIPEGKFSASFLTYHLLGQSAVQSIPIDSLSKMFQIVFPVIGLQSYNTQGDCWFDLRTPDEPSSRKTIKARTAVILSERRRTLEENASLLSRGTVTKDKAKGVNQHPDYMFFTSRKS; from the exons atgaataaaaTGAAGACTGTGTCAGCCAAGAGGGAGATAGATAGTTCGTCATCAAAAAGTGATGAATTTACAAAGCAAGATGTCTCCTTGACATCTGAAGGTTCCGTTTGTACAATTGAAGCTTTATTTGATTACAACAGTAAAGATACAATCTGTTTCAAGGGTTTAGATCTGGGAAAAAAGGGTACTGAAGGAGCAGGCAGCAACCATATTACCAGGAATTTAGAGGAAGCTTGTAAGACCATGGACATTAAATCTTACTGCAAAGTTTGTGGCAGTGGAAGTACCAAATATGGCTGCCAGTGTTTTAATGTCGACAATGTTGATGTTATGGTAAAATCTGATGCTGCAAACTATGGCTATCACCACCAAATCTGGAGGGCAAAGAAAAATAGTCCATTGAACTGGCAGAAGAGGCAGAGAATTTTCAGGGAGGGCAAGGTGCATTGGGAAAGGAGATTGGATTTTGCAAACATGAAGGAGCATATGAGCTTGCGAGAGAGAAATTTCCATTCACGACAAAACTCATTTGCTGATAAAGGGTTGCTACCCACACCCATGGTTTCTTCTGCTGGACACAACAATGCTGCCTGTGTAAGTAACAGGATGGTAAATGCAGAGAGAAAAATGCACAGGGGATTCAATAGTAAAGTATGTTTTCAACATGACTGGGTCCCTAAGCATAGGTTGAATGGGAATCATTCTCAATACTTTTCACGGTCAAATCAAGCCCAGGAAATTGAGTGTAACAAATCAAGATTGCTTTCTGATTGTACATTTGGGTATGATAGAAACCACAGTAGAGGAATAGGATGGGGAGGTTATGGTCAAACTTTCTCAAGGCCTATTTTCACTCATGGTTCTTGCTGCTTAAATCCATCTTCAGCTGCTTCTGCTCATGTACAGCAAAGATTTACTAGGTTTATTCCTAGGATGAAACATGTGACAGATAGGAGTTCCGATACTTCTGTAGATGGTAAACTCCATTCGAGATTTGTATATTACAATCAATACAGAGAAAGGCATGTTATTCCTTGTGGACTAAAAGCAATGTGGGTTCCTGTTTGCACCAAGGATTCAGTGATGCCAGAGAAAACTTATCCTGCTAGTGCTTGTGATTCTTATGATATCCTGCAATTTTCATGCAATGAGCTGCCTGATAGCCATTCAAAAGGAGATGTGGTTCCttcatttgtttcttcttctttaaatgATTCTAAAAGCTCAAGCTTGACATCCAGTCACAGAAAAACCTCTGTTGAAGGGGAAGCCCCAAAATCTGAAGAGTTTTCTGCAGAAGCTCAGAAAGTTGAAAGTGCTATGGAAGATATGGCATGCACTGAAAAATCCAGAGATGTCTCTGAGTTCCTTGGGTCACAAGTGAGAACTGAAGAATCAAATGCTGCTCAAAAACTGCAACTAGAATATCAGAGTACATTGGGCCATCCAATAGCAGAGTTTGAAAGATTCCTTCACTCTGCTGCTCCTGTTATCACTTCCTctagtatatataaaaacaagctGTCAAATAGTTCTCTTCATTTGACACAGATACCAATTACATCACTTCAGGCTGTTTGGAAGTGGTATGAGATGCCTGGGAATTATGGGTTAGAAGTAAAGGCAAGATATTCTCAAAGTATAAATGGTTTGCTCGCCGGATCGACATCATTCTGCGCATATTTTGTTCCTTTCCTTTCAGCTGTTCAATTGTATGGTTACGCACATCTCTCAGATGCTTGTCCGAAGGATCTGCACACAAACCCTGAACTCATATTCGAATTTTTTGAAACTGAGATGCCACATGTTCGAAAGCCTCTTCATTTAAA AATCAGAGATCTCATCAGTATTGGAACTTCTAATCTTCAAGTGTTTGGTGATCCATCAAAGCTAGAATCTATGAACCTGCATGATCTACACCCTGCTACTTG GTTTTCAGTTGCATGGTACCCTATATATCGAATTCCAGAGGGAAAGTTCAGTGCATCATTCCTGACTTACCATTTATTAGGTCAATCAGCTGTGCAAAGCATTCCAATTGATTCACTCAGTAAGATGTTTCAGATTGTCTTCCCAGTGATAGGATTACAAAGCTACAATACACAG GGCGACTGCTGGTTTGATCTCAGAACACCTGATGAACCTTCTTCAAGAAAAACCATCAAAGCTAGAACTGCTGTGATTCTCAGTGAAAGACGCAGAACACTGGAGGAAAATGCCTCACTTCTCTCTAGAGGAACTGTTACCAAAGATAAAGCCAAGGGGGTTAATCAGCATCCAGATTACATGTTCTTCACTTCTCGGAAGAGCTAG